The proteins below come from a single Larimichthys crocea isolate SSNF chromosome XIV, L_crocea_2.0, whole genome shotgun sequence genomic window:
- the stk26 gene encoding serine/threonine-protein kinase 26 isoform X3, which translates to MEVPGMQSSQIDPEELFTKLDRIGKGSFGEVFKGIDNRTQSVVAIKTIDLEEAEDEIEDIQQEITVLSQCDSPYITKYYGSYLKGSKLWIIMEYLGGGSALDLLRAGPFDEAQIATMLKEILKGLDYLHSEKKIHRDIKAANVLLSEHGQVKLADFGVAGQLTDTQIKRETFVGTPFWMAPEVIQQSAYDSKADIWSLGITAIELAKGEPPNSDMHPMRVLFHIPKSPPPTLSGDFSKSFKEFTEACLNKDPAFRPTAKELLKHKFIIKHCKKTSYLSELIDRYRRWKEEGHSDSSSDDSDSESSNKENSESPEWSFTTVRKKKTDGRKVLNGTGQDQLSKSASLTTVISPVFTELKQQHKEHSEQRLAIEELERNIRLAEDVCPGITDRMVTHIIARYQKFTTN; encoded by the exons AGTTCTCAGATCGATCCAGAGGAGTTGTTCACCAAATTGGACCGTATTGGAAAGGGATCGTTTGGAGAG GTGTTTAAAGGTATCGATAATCGCACTCAGAGCGTTGTTGCCATAAAGACCATCGACCTGGAGGAGGCCGAAGATGAGATCGAGGACATCCAGCAGGAGATCACAGTTCTCAGTCAGTGCGACAGTCCGTACATTACAAAGTACTACGGCTCCTATCTGAAG ggcAGTAAACTATGGATCATCATGGAGTATCTTGGTGGAGGTTCAGCGCTCGACTTG ctccgGGCGGGTCCGTTTGATGAAGCTCAGATTGCCACCATGCTGAAGGAGATCCTGAAGGGCCTCGACTACCTGCACTCTGAGAAGAAGATCCACAGAGACATCAAAG CTGCCAACGTCCTGCTGTCGGAGCACGGTCAGGTGAAGCTGGCGGACTTCGGGGTGGCGGGTCAGCTGACGGACACACAGATCAAACGGGAAACCTTCGTGGGAACGCCGTTCTGGATGGCACCTGAGGTCATCCAGCAGTCCGCTTACGACTCCAAG gCCGATATTTGGTCGCTGGGCATCACGGCGATCGAGCTCGCCAAGGGCGAACCGCCGAACTCGGACATGCATCCGATGCGAGTGCTGTTCCACATCCCCAAGTCTCCTCCTCCGACGCTGAGCGGAGATTTCTCCAAGAGCTTCAAAGAGTTCACCGAGGCCTGCCTCAACAAGGACCCTGCCTTT CGTCCCACAGCCAAAGAGCTCCTCAAACACAAGTTCATCATCAAACACTGTAAGAAGACGTCCTACCTCAGCGAGTTGATCGACCGGTACAGGAGGTGGAAGGAGGAGGGGCACAGCGACAGCAGCTCTGACGACTCGGACAG CGAGTCCAGTAATAAAGAGAACAGCGAGTCTCCTGAATGGTCGTTCACCACCgtcaggaagaagaagacagacggCAGGAAGGTTCTCAATGGAACG GGTCAGGATCAGCTGAGTAAATCTGCCAGTCTGACCACAGTCATCTCTCCCGTCTTCACTGAG ttgaagcagcagcacaaagagcACTCTGAGCAGCGATTGGCCATCGAGGAGTTGGAACGCAACATCCGATTGGCTGAAGACGTCTGTCCCGGCATCACGGACAGGATGGTTACACACATCATTGCCAGGTACCAAAA
- the stk26 gene encoding serine/threonine-protein kinase 26 isoform X1, which translates to MAVVLQSHLCEEIRVKPAGNVMETVFTSSQIDPEELFTKLDRIGKGSFGEVFKGIDNRTQSVVAIKTIDLEEAEDEIEDIQQEITVLSQCDSPYITKYYGSYLKGSKLWIIMEYLGGGSALDLLRAGPFDEAQIATMLKEILKGLDYLHSEKKIHRDIKAANVLLSEHGQVKLADFGVAGQLTDTQIKRETFVGTPFWMAPEVIQQSAYDSKADIWSLGITAIELAKGEPPNSDMHPMRVLFHIPKSPPPTLSGDFSKSFKEFTEACLNKDPAFRPTAKELLKHKFIIKHCKKTSYLSELIDRYRRWKEEGHSDSSSDDSDSESSNKENSESPEWSFTTVRKKKTDGRKVLNGTGQDQLSKSASLTTVISPVFTELKQQHKEHSEQRLAIEELERNIRLAEDVCPGITDRMVTHIIARYQKFTTN; encoded by the exons ATGGCTGTCGTGTTGCAAAGTCATCTGTGTGAGGAAATAAGAGTCAAACCAGCAGGGAATGTGatggaaacagtttttact AGTTCTCAGATCGATCCAGAGGAGTTGTTCACCAAATTGGACCGTATTGGAAAGGGATCGTTTGGAGAG GTGTTTAAAGGTATCGATAATCGCACTCAGAGCGTTGTTGCCATAAAGACCATCGACCTGGAGGAGGCCGAAGATGAGATCGAGGACATCCAGCAGGAGATCACAGTTCTCAGTCAGTGCGACAGTCCGTACATTACAAAGTACTACGGCTCCTATCTGAAG ggcAGTAAACTATGGATCATCATGGAGTATCTTGGTGGAGGTTCAGCGCTCGACTTG ctccgGGCGGGTCCGTTTGATGAAGCTCAGATTGCCACCATGCTGAAGGAGATCCTGAAGGGCCTCGACTACCTGCACTCTGAGAAGAAGATCCACAGAGACATCAAAG CTGCCAACGTCCTGCTGTCGGAGCACGGTCAGGTGAAGCTGGCGGACTTCGGGGTGGCGGGTCAGCTGACGGACACACAGATCAAACGGGAAACCTTCGTGGGAACGCCGTTCTGGATGGCACCTGAGGTCATCCAGCAGTCCGCTTACGACTCCAAG gCCGATATTTGGTCGCTGGGCATCACGGCGATCGAGCTCGCCAAGGGCGAACCGCCGAACTCGGACATGCATCCGATGCGAGTGCTGTTCCACATCCCCAAGTCTCCTCCTCCGACGCTGAGCGGAGATTTCTCCAAGAGCTTCAAAGAGTTCACCGAGGCCTGCCTCAACAAGGACCCTGCCTTT CGTCCCACAGCCAAAGAGCTCCTCAAACACAAGTTCATCATCAAACACTGTAAGAAGACGTCCTACCTCAGCGAGTTGATCGACCGGTACAGGAGGTGGAAGGAGGAGGGGCACAGCGACAGCAGCTCTGACGACTCGGACAG CGAGTCCAGTAATAAAGAGAACAGCGAGTCTCCTGAATGGTCGTTCACCACCgtcaggaagaagaagacagacggCAGGAAGGTTCTCAATGGAACG GGTCAGGATCAGCTGAGTAAATCTGCCAGTCTGACCACAGTCATCTCTCCCGTCTTCACTGAG ttgaagcagcagcacaaagagcACTCTGAGCAGCGATTGGCCATCGAGGAGTTGGAACGCAACATCCGATTGGCTGAAGACGTCTGTCCCGGCATCACGGACAGGATGGTTACACACATCATTGCCAGGTACCAAAA
- the stk26 gene encoding serine/threonine-protein kinase 26 isoform X2, with the protein MAVVLQSHLCEEIRVKPAGNVMETVFTSSQIDPEELFTKLDRIGKGSFGEVFKGIDNRTQSVVAIKTIDLEEAEDEIEDIQQEITVLSQCDSPYITKYYGSYLKGSKLWIIMEYLGGGSALDLLRAGPFDEAQIATMLKEILKGLDYLHSEKKIHRDIKAANVLLSEHGQVKLADFGVAGQLTDTQIKRETFVGTPFWMAPEVIQQSAYDSKADIWSLGITAIELAKGEPPNSDMHPMRVLFHIPKSPPPTLSGDFSKSFKEFTEACLNKDPAFRPTAKELLKHKFIIKHCKKTSYLSELIDRYRRWKEEGHSDSSSDDSDSESSNKENSESPEWSFTTVRKKKTDGRKVLNGTGQDQLSKSASLTTVISPVFTELKQQHKEHSEQRLAIEELERNIRLAEDVCPGITDRMVTHIIARFTTN; encoded by the exons ATGGCTGTCGTGTTGCAAAGTCATCTGTGTGAGGAAATAAGAGTCAAACCAGCAGGGAATGTGatggaaacagtttttact AGTTCTCAGATCGATCCAGAGGAGTTGTTCACCAAATTGGACCGTATTGGAAAGGGATCGTTTGGAGAG GTGTTTAAAGGTATCGATAATCGCACTCAGAGCGTTGTTGCCATAAAGACCATCGACCTGGAGGAGGCCGAAGATGAGATCGAGGACATCCAGCAGGAGATCACAGTTCTCAGTCAGTGCGACAGTCCGTACATTACAAAGTACTACGGCTCCTATCTGAAG ggcAGTAAACTATGGATCATCATGGAGTATCTTGGTGGAGGTTCAGCGCTCGACTTG ctccgGGCGGGTCCGTTTGATGAAGCTCAGATTGCCACCATGCTGAAGGAGATCCTGAAGGGCCTCGACTACCTGCACTCTGAGAAGAAGATCCACAGAGACATCAAAG CTGCCAACGTCCTGCTGTCGGAGCACGGTCAGGTGAAGCTGGCGGACTTCGGGGTGGCGGGTCAGCTGACGGACACACAGATCAAACGGGAAACCTTCGTGGGAACGCCGTTCTGGATGGCACCTGAGGTCATCCAGCAGTCCGCTTACGACTCCAAG gCCGATATTTGGTCGCTGGGCATCACGGCGATCGAGCTCGCCAAGGGCGAACCGCCGAACTCGGACATGCATCCGATGCGAGTGCTGTTCCACATCCCCAAGTCTCCTCCTCCGACGCTGAGCGGAGATTTCTCCAAGAGCTTCAAAGAGTTCACCGAGGCCTGCCTCAACAAGGACCCTGCCTTT CGTCCCACAGCCAAAGAGCTCCTCAAACACAAGTTCATCATCAAACACTGTAAGAAGACGTCCTACCTCAGCGAGTTGATCGACCGGTACAGGAGGTGGAAGGAGGAGGGGCACAGCGACAGCAGCTCTGACGACTCGGACAG CGAGTCCAGTAATAAAGAGAACAGCGAGTCTCCTGAATGGTCGTTCACCACCgtcaggaagaagaagacagacggCAGGAAGGTTCTCAATGGAACG GGTCAGGATCAGCTGAGTAAATCTGCCAGTCTGACCACAGTCATCTCTCCCGTCTTCACTGAG ttgaagcagcagcacaaagagcACTCTGAGCAGCGATTGGCCATCGAGGAGTTGGAACGCAACATCCGATTGGCTGAAGACGTCTGTCCCGGCATCACGGACAGGATGGTTACACACATCATTGCCAG